The genomic stretch TGCAAATTCTTTCTCATTATTCTAAACAGCCTGACATTGTCAGCACAGTTCAATCCTGCATGTGGAGACTCCAAAGGATTTCAAGTCTACGCAATTGATAAGAAATATTCAATGAGAAAGCAGAGTTTCGGTGGTTGTGTTAGCTGTTTTGAAAAACGGGCATACTTTTTCTAACAGGTTGCTAATGAAATGCCTGTGCTGTAAAGACTACCCAACAATACAGGGTAATTACTGGTGGTTAAGCCTCACCCTCGTGGTTTTCAGGTTCCTGGAACTCCATAAccagggctcgagactgcgaccaaaatggtcgcatatgcgacctttttttcagagtttgcgagtaagactttcatctggtcgcgttcgtgcgagcgcatcagttttatggctccgtgttagacattgtggttgaaagtcgtcccgtttttcactggtttagtcagccgcctgcacctgcactctctcctgttgagacagcgccgtcgcgtGCACATAAGCCGTTGCGTAAacgcgcagcgcacagaacttcaagacaccaagactagcgtttcgctattctcaaaaatgaaggggtctgttgctgattttttccaaaaaaaaaaaatttgttacggggtcgacacaatttaagctggaaactgtgaagttacacaacgcCAGCATAAATCACaaaacctgtcgggaccaatgcatcacccaaaacactgagcccctcccgactttttttcagcggatggatgagagtaatcgctcaacagaagagaacgaaatggtcattaagtttaacactgcctacaacatagcgaaagaggaactcccgttcacacaattcaaatcccagatcgcactgatgaaaaaaaaacgggctgaatgtgaacccaacctatgccaatgacaaggcatgtgcccagttcataggaaaatcatgtgctggtgcgaccaactgagaaagttggtcgcaccagtgctaccagtggaaaagttagtgtagagccctgaTAACTGTATGCCCATGTCCAACAGGCTCAGATGGTAGGTCCTGGGCCTCTAGGAGGGATTACTCTGCCAAATGGACCTGCTGAGGAAGCTGCACCCCTTGAAGTAATGAATCACGGTCGATTCTCTTCTGCCGATCCTGCAGgctagaggggaaaaaaaatcagaagagcacattgtttttcagtcagtatTTTTTTGGAACTTATTTTCTATGAATATATATGTTTTCAGATTTAAGTGAATGTATGAAGCTGTAAAAATTAATTCACCAGGAGGACACTGTGGTGTTGTTTATGGTCACTAGATGCAGGCTGCTGTTGTCCAGTATTTCTTTGCAGTCCTCAATTAGCTGTTTAATATGACAGTAAGTCATGACAATTAAATGAGGTATTGCAAATGCTTCCCCTTTGTTGTCCTTTGGCCTATTTCTGGCTTCCCTTTACTCTTTGTAGAGTCTGAGTGCAACACACTCAGAAATCCTGTTATTATCAGGTCTGTGGGAAGCCTGGCAATGAACCATGAATAATCTGCAAAATGATCTGTTTTTCACAGAAATACAACCTTTATTTGTAAATCACAAATAATTTCATAGATACTGAATTCTTTCAAAGGTACTGTAGTCACACACTGATTGCCTGCTTTACTGAACAACAAATATCCATCACTAAAGCATTGGTTTGGTGCCTATGGTACTTACTTTGAAAACTGGTATAATTACAGCTTCTGTATCAAAGGGcgggaggggaagagaaagagaaaaggaggggcTCCATACAGTCTCCTATACCAATAGAATAGTTACATTTCAACACAATGAAGtcttttcactctctcttaACTTTTCTTTGAAAGACGTATTTACTTGTTTGCatagaaacaacaaaataacaaaaaatgctCAAATTTTCTTCTCAAGCAACGATTGTAGCACAGTGACAATTCCTTGTGTAAGACGACAACTTGATTCACATACCCATTTTACAGCAATTTACACCTCAGTTTATGTGCTTCCGATGACTTATATGACTGCCTTCTGACTATCGTGACAATGGCTGTCATGGGATCAGCAGTTGTTTTGAAGGTGATTAAATGTTGACGTCAGACGGTGATGAATACAGGTTTACGTATTTGATGATTATGACTCcctgtgatgaatatttgtTGTTCAGTAAAGCAGGCAATCAGCGTGTGAAGCCCTTCTGAAATAATTCTGAATCTATGAAATTGCTTGATTTAAAAATACAGGTTGAACTTCATTGAACAGATAATAGGTGTATgcatccccccaccccccccaaatAAAAGCTTTTGCAGTTGTCATAGCTGAGTGGTTAAGGCAATGGACTACAAATCCATTGGTGTCTTCCTGCGCAGGTTTGAATCCTTCTACCAATGACAGACAGCTTTCATCAGTGACAGCCAGATGCAGTCTGCAGAACTTCAATTAGAGGCTCTTGAAGTCAGCGTTTATCAACGATCTTGGAGTGGTGGTGTCGAAGGGGCAGAGTGATGGTAAACAATGAAAAGTGAGTTTGCTTTCATCACTGCATCCAAAGAAGATGATCCACAGTGACTGCAACATAATCCACCACAAGAGTCACGACTCGATCTACACGAATATTCTTAATCTTGAAATGAttactgtctgtcagtggaTGACTGTGCGAAGTGTTCACTGTTCAAAAGCTTCTGACGTTGTCGGCAGGATTCGAACCTGCGCGGGGAGACCCCAATGGATTTCTAGTCCATCGCCTTAACCACTCGGCCAAAAATGGGGCAAAAGGGACTGCtacgggggggggggagaaaaaggagaaggaggggaaaggggggaaagaaaaaaagaaaaggaggaaaaaagagaacatAGCTTCAATTCTGTTACACCATCAGATGTTTTATCAAAAAATTAAGGATTTATTGTTCTATAAGAATTTTTAAATAACAACAAGTTGCACACTCTTGCCAGGATTTGCACCTGGAATCTTCCACCCAAAGGATGGACGGACATGTTGCTGTTACACCACAagagttgtgttttctgttgttttaattatCAAATACTGTACTGTCAAACACTATGTTTATGCATTTTGCCAACTTGGACATTATTGCTTTTTTGTCTAtcaaaataatatatatatcaAAACTCTTACCTGTTAACAAACACGAACAATTGAAATAATTTTGTCTATCAAAGTAATATATATATCAAAACTCTTACCTGTTAACAAACACGAACAATTGAAATAATTTTGTCTAtcaaaataatatatatatcaAAACTCTTACCTGTTAACAAACATGAACAATTGAAATAACTAAAAGTATGTTTACCAACAAATACAGTCATTTATacacattttctacatttttacaATGTGCTTTTCCACTCTGCGATGGTCTTTCCAGATGCTGGACAGTACCATTTCCCTCGCAGCTGTGTATGGCCAGTAAGCTTGCTCTTTGTCTTACCACAGGTTTTACAATAATAGTGGTAGCTTTCTTTAACTTGCCGCTTCTTTGGTggctcacctctcctctctcgctcctgATCCTCAAGGGCTGCCTTTTGCAATCTCCATTCCCGGAACCTATTGTGAGAAGTTATTGCTGCTGGGGCTGGCTGGTTAGGAAGCCCGCCCTGAGGTTGAGGTGTTGGACCTGGTGGTGGTTGGTCAAGAAGGCCACCCTGAGAGTGAGACGGTGGCATTGGTGGAGGCTGGTAGAGGCGAGTGAGATGCTTGAGCTGGTGGTGGCAGGTTTGAGGACCAGCCCTGATTTGGAAACTCTGGCGGGGGTGGTGGCTGGTATGGAGACCGGCCCTGATGTTCAGACACTGGAGCTGATGGTGGCAGGTAAGGGGACCAGCCCTGAGAATGAGACTCTGGAGTAGATGGTGGTAGGTAAGAGGTCCAGCCCGGCAAGTGAGACGCTTGAGCTGGTGGCGGCAGGTTTGAGGACCAGCCCTGATTTGGAGACTCTGGCGAGGGTGGTGGCTGGTATGGAGACCGGCCCTGATGTTCAGACACTGGAGCTGATGGTGGCAGGTAAGGGGACCAGCCCTGAGAATGAGACTCTGGTGTTGGTGGCAGCTGGTATGGGGACCAGCCCCGAGAGTGAGATGCTGGCACTGGGTGTTGACCCTGCTCACAATAGGCAAGGTCAGACGAAGCAGGGAGAGCAACCTCCACAGACCTGGCATCATCTCCCTGGTTAGATCTTGCACTAAATATTTCTCctccagtgtctgtgtgtccagttGAAACCTGTGTTCTGGCACAGCGACGTCGACGAATCACTGCCTCACCCTCACGGTTTTCAGGTTCCTGGAACTCCATTACTGTATGCCCATGCTGAACAGGCTCAGATGGCAGGTCCTGGGCACCCAGGAGGGATTCTTCTGCCAATTGGACCTGCTGAGGAAGCTGCACCCCTTGAAGCAGTGAGTCACGGTCGGTTCTCTTCTGCCGGTCTTGCAGCCtagacaggaaagaaaatcagaagagcacattgtttttcatgttcacaAGATGCACATTACAACTCAGCCCATGCCATACTGCACACTGTACATACTGCACATTTcacttaatattttgtattttatagaCACTGTATACCTCACCTGTTCActtactgcactgccacttatGATCTGTTAcacatgtcacctgtttacataccattttgcacatgtttttatggtttcatagaattacttgcactacctgcacctacctcaaCTGTTgatactgtttatacttcatgccacttgcacaacttgcatgtatttatattttattaatattttttatattatgagtatttgcacttctggttagatgctaagctgcattttgttgtctctgtgttgcactctgatgatgacaataaagttgaatctaatctaatctaattatTTGTTTGGAATTTATTTCCTATAAATACATAAGTTTTCATATTTAAGTGAATGTATGAAGCTGTAAAAAATAACTCACCAGGAGGACACTGTGGTGTTGTTAATGGTCACTAGTACGAGGTTGCTGTTGTCCAAGATTTCTTTGCAATCCTCAATCAGCTGTTTGATATGACAGTAAGTCATGACAATTGACTGAGGGATTGCAAACGTTTTCCCTCTGTTGTCTTTTGGCCTGTTTCTTGCTTCCCTGAACTCTTTATAGAGTCTGAGTGCAACACACTCACAGATCCTGTTGTGATCAGGTCTGTGGGCAGCCTGGCCATGAACCATGAACAATCTGCGAAAAGACAAGATGACATAATccacattatgtgtgtgtactgtaaacacatgcatatgcatgtaCAAACACACCCATACACAGATATTACAAGTATATTATTTGCAAATACCTCTCAGCTGCTTGCTGGCCTGGAGCAGAGCCACTGCGTTTCCGAGAAGCTCTCCACGGCCCTGGCAAGGTCTTCCTCTTGCTCTTCAGAGTGTATTTGGTTGGGGACTTGTCAATGGGATCCAGGCAGGAGTACAGTCTCAGTATCTCCGCTATTTCAGAGTTGGACAGAGCTGTTATCGTGCGGTTGAGGCTGACAAGGTACCCTGCCAAGGCATCGACTGCCTCCCATCCTGGAATTCCTTCAGGATCACACCGACTTTCCtgtcacatgaaatgaaaacaacaacaataattcTTATAGCTAATTTAAGTGAAACTGTGAATGAGCGAGCATTTCCAATGGTCATTCATTAGCCACTTTACCGGAGCTGAAGTGATAGGCCCACTCTCCTCAAATGGGGAGCTGACAGGACTCTGAGACGCACCACTTTCAATTGTAGATTCCTGAAGGAATCATTTGTAAACAGTGAGAGGGGTACAATGAGGTTAATAAACTTTGTTGTGACCATGTTACACAAAGGAATTGTTGATTTCAAGAGTCAATCATACACCACTCATCTACCCTCTGCAAATTagatttacagtaaaaatgttCTGATGGATGATCTCTAAGTGCTATCACATCATTACCTGAAAGGAAGACTGGATGTCAGTAGCCTGAGGTATTGTCACATCAGGACATTCATCCTCCTGAACTTCACTCAGCATCTCTGGCAGGACG from Chaetodon auriga isolate fChaAug3 chromosome 21, fChaAug3.hap1, whole genome shotgun sequence encodes the following:
- the LOC143314537 gene encoding uncharacterized protein LOC143314537, giving the protein MNRSQQALNMSGTSQTKIYDVRLMSSVNALSNRVLGSALLPEFIPPGKPTGERIAVEYLLAQSNRGDLLSAQSEIGAVLPEMLSEVQEDECPDVTIPQATDIQSSFQESTIESGASQSPVSSPFEESGPITSAPESRCDPEGIPGWEAVDALAGYLVSLNRTITALSNSEIAEILRLYSCLDPIDKSPTKYTLKSKRKTLPGPWRASRKRSGSAPGQQAAERLFMVHGQAAHRPDHNRICECVALRLYKEFREARNRPKDNRGKTFAIPQSIVMTYCHIKQLIEDCKEILDNSNLVLVTINNTTVSSWLQDRQKRTDRDSLLQGVQLPQQVQLAEESLLGAQDLPSEPVQHGHTVMEFQEPENREGEAVIRRRRCARTQVSTGHTDTGGEIFSARSNQGDDARSVEVALPASSDLAYCEQGQHPVPASHSRGWSPYQLPPTPESHSQGWSPYLPPSAPVSEHQGRSPYQPPPSPESPNQGWSSNLPPPAQASHLPGWTSYLPPSTPESHSQGWSPYLPPSAPVSEHQGRSPYQPPPPPEFPNQGWSSNLPPPAQASHSPLPASTNATVSLSGWPS